In a genomic window of Venatoribacter cucullus:
- a CDS encoding 16S rRNA (uracil(1498)-N(3))-methyltransferase, whose product MSSAPRIYLPQASAAGTQLPLDDNNATHLLRVLRMTEQDAVLVFNGRGSEFAARLCDVQKKSAAVELQQCLRQEPPLRLALHLGQVVSKGDRMDFTIQKATELGISDITPLWSERCEVRLKGERLDKKMEHWRNVAVAACEQSGRTWVPEIHQPVHFLDWTSARQEDVRLLLHPHQQKPLRDYAQPDAIALLVGPEGGFSDTEVEQALQAGFAGLTLGPRILRTETAALAALSVLQFQWGDFSA is encoded by the coding sequence ATGAGCTCCGCCCCGCGAATTTATTTGCCTCAGGCCAGCGCAGCCGGCACCCAGCTGCCACTGGACGACAACAACGCCACTCATCTGCTGCGCGTCCTGCGGATGACAGAACAGGATGCGGTACTGGTATTTAATGGCCGCGGCAGTGAATTTGCTGCCCGCCTGTGCGACGTGCAGAAAAAATCAGCCGCAGTCGAATTGCAGCAATGTCTGCGTCAGGAACCGCCACTGCGCTTAGCACTGCACCTGGGCCAGGTCGTTTCAAAAGGTGACCGGATGGATTTCACCATTCAGAAAGCCACCGAGCTGGGTATCAGCGACATTACACCGCTGTGGAGCGAACGCTGTGAGGTGCGCTTAAAGGGTGAGCGACTGGATAAAAAAATGGAGCACTGGCGTAACGTGGCCGTCGCGGCCTGTGAGCAAAGTGGCCGCACCTGGGTGCCGGAAATCCACCAGCCGGTGCATTTTCTCGACTGGACAAGCGCCCGCCAGGAAGATGTCCGGTTATTGCTGCATCCGCACCAGCAAAAGCCACTGCGCGATTATGCGCAACCAGACGCCATTGCATTACTGGTGGGGCCGGAAGGCGGTTTCAGTGATACCGAGGTAGAGCAGGCGCTGCAGGCCGGTTTTGCCGGCCTGACCTTAGGCCCGCGGATTTTGCGTACTGAAACCGCAGCCCTCGCGGCCCTCAGCGTACTGCAGTTTCAGTGGGGCGACTTCAGCGCCTGA
- a CDS encoding PilZ domain-containing protein, which translates to MQERRRFFRLDDEVIMEFRPLSADEFEQWRSEHQLQTSELKQLEQELGLLLHQVRASHPQLGQVLELFNRKINLLHNTHDHPGDTPELHNGSNEARMQVNLSACGIAFYTDEPLQAERFMLLNMQLKPSNASLSLAGDIVSVKEVNHDRGRYQVRVNFDGLKEAEQEMLIQHLFQLQSRTLRQQRAGD; encoded by the coding sequence ATGCAGGAAAGACGCCGTTTCTTCCGCCTCGATGACGAAGTCATTATGGAATTCCGCCCCCTCAGTGCGGATGAATTTGAGCAGTGGCGCAGCGAGCATCAACTGCAGACTTCCGAACTGAAACAACTGGAGCAGGAGCTAGGCTTACTGCTGCATCAGGTGCGGGCCAGCCACCCGCAACTGGGGCAGGTGCTGGAGCTGTTTAACCGCAAAATCAATCTGCTGCACAACACCCACGATCACCCGGGTGACACGCCAGAGCTGCATAATGGCAGCAACGAAGCGCGCATGCAGGTTAATCTGAGCGCTTGCGGCATTGCCTTTTATACTGATGAACCGCTGCAGGCTGAACGCTTTATGTTGCTGAATATGCAGCTGAAACCGTCCAATGCCAGCCTGTCACTGGCCGGTGATATTGTTTCGGTAAAAGAAGTGAATCATGATCGCGGCCGTTATCAGGTACGGGTTAATTTTGACGGCCTGAAAGAAGCAGAACAGGAAATGCTGATTCAGCATTTATTCCAGCTGCAAAGCCGCACCCTGCGCCAGCAGCGGGCCGGCGACTGA
- a CDS encoding flagellar motor protein MotB, giving the protein MAPEEELECPECPKMAAWIMTFADLMSLLMCFFVLLLSFSEIDALKFKRLAGELREAFGVQTVINVDDPPKGTSVIARHFSPSIPEPTPINEVRQKTNDITRSSLEVLCQDETQQQIERQGDRGMQTREVVVPSSSEQAEIQKSEEMALDIATRLESEIAQGQVEIETVGKKIIIRIPQQGAFRSGSDYIEDKFLPVVDKIREVLVTIPGKISVEGHTDDIPIRGGRFRSNWTLSSARAAAFAEELFIAPEMDASRFQIVGHADTMPLVPNLDAETRERNRRVEIIILRSQEDDDDDQPIIQPQTTPAVEDAFNARPEDFELSPNEIF; this is encoded by the coding sequence ATGGCGCCGGAAGAAGAACTCGAATGTCCGGAATGTCCGAAAATGGCGGCCTGGATCATGACCTTCGCCGACCTGATGTCGCTGCTGATGTGCTTCTTCGTGCTGCTGCTGTCGTTTTCCGAAATTGATGCCCTGAAATTCAAACGTCTGGCCGGTGAGCTGCGCGAGGCCTTTGGTGTGCAGACGGTTATCAACGTTGATGACCCACCGAAAGGCACCAGCGTGATTGCGCGTCATTTCAGCCCCTCTATTCCGGAGCCGACGCCCATTAATGAAGTGCGGCAGAAAACCAACGATATCACCCGCAGTTCACTGGAAGTGCTGTGCCAGGACGAAACCCAGCAACAGATCGAACGCCAGGGCGATCGCGGCATGCAAACCCGCGAAGTGGTGGTGCCTTCATCGTCTGAGCAGGCCGAAATCCAAAAGAGTGAAGAAATGGCGCTGGATATCGCCACCCGGCTGGAAAGTGAAATTGCCCAGGGTCAGGTGGAAATTGAGACCGTCGGTAAAAAAATTATTATCCGTATTCCGCAGCAAGGCGCCTTCCGCTCCGGCTCGGATTATATCGAGGATAAATTTTTGCCGGTGGTCGATAAAATCCGCGAGGTGCTGGTCACCATTCCGGGCAAAATTTCCGTGGAAGGCCATACCGATGATATTCCTATCCGCGGCGGTCGCTTCCGTTCTAACTGGACATTGTCTTCAGCCCGGGCGGCGGCGTTTGCCGAAGAGTTGTTTATCGCCCCGGAAATGGACGCCAGCCGCTTTCAGATTGTTGGTCACGCCGACACCATGCCGCTGGTGCCGAATCTGGATGCGGAAACCCGTGAGCGCAACCGGCGGGTAGAAATTATTATTTTGCGTTCGCAGGAAGATGACGACGACGATCAACCGATTATTCAGCCGCAAACGACCCCGGCAGTTGAAGATGCCTTCAACGCCCGCCCGGAAGATTTTGAGCTGTCGCCCAACGAAATTTTCTGA
- the pomA gene encoding flagellar motor protein PomA, with amino-acid sequence MDLASLIGIVGALAIVIMAMILGGDISMFVNVPSILIVIVGSMFAVMVKFELGQFLGAVKVAAKAFSFKLSKPEKIIEEVVEMAGMARKGGLLSLEGREVSDEFLGKGIQLLVDGHDPDVVRTLMNKDMKQTVERHAIGINIFKAIGDVAPAMGMIGTLIGLVAMLANMDDPKSIGPAMAVALLTTLYGAMMATMIALPIADKLTLRKEEEARLKNMIIDALLAIQSGQNPRVIESMLQTYIQKSKRNTGEQ; translated from the coding sequence GTGGATCTCGCATCGCTTATCGGGATAGTAGGCGCCCTCGCCATTGTGATCATGGCCATGATCCTGGGCGGCGACATCAGTATGTTCGTCAACGTACCGTCCATTCTTATTGTGATTGTCGGCAGTATGTTTGCCGTGATGGTGAAGTTCGAACTGGGGCAGTTTCTGGGTGCCGTAAAAGTGGCCGCCAAAGCTTTCTCCTTCAAGCTCAGCAAGCCGGAAAAAATCATCGAAGAAGTGGTGGAAATGGCCGGCATGGCGCGTAAAGGTGGGCTGCTGTCGCTGGAAGGCCGCGAAGTCAGTGATGAATTTCTTGGCAAAGGCATTCAGCTGCTGGTGGACGGCCACGACCCGGACGTGGTCCGCACGCTGATGAACAAAGATATGAAACAAACCGTCGAGCGCCACGCCATCGGCATTAACATTTTTAAGGCCATTGGCGATGTGGCTCCGGCCATGGGCATGATCGGTACCCTGATTGGTCTGGTGGCGATGCTGGCGAATATGGATGACCCGAAATCCATCGGCCCGGCCATGGCGGTGGCGCTGCTGACCACTCTCTATGGCGCCATGATGGCGACCATGATCGCGCTGCCGATTGCCGACAAGCTGACGTTGCGCAAAGAGGAAGAGGCGCGCCTGAAAAACATGATTATTGACGCCCTGCTGGCCATTCAGAGCGGCCAGAATCCGCGCGTCATTGAATCCATGCTGCAGACCTATATCCAGAAGAGCAAACGCAATACCGGAGAGCAGTAA
- a CDS encoding exodeoxyribonuclease VII small subunit, which produces MSTKTPVFTFETALAELEQLVQRMESGELSLEESLQSFEQGVKLTRQCQQALSSAEQRVQLLLEQNGQSVAQPFQGEQ; this is translated from the coding sequence ATGAGCACCAAAACCCCCGTCTTTACCTTTGAAACCGCCCTCGCTGAACTGGAGCAACTGGTACAGCGCATGGAAAGCGGCGAGTTGTCGTTGGAAGAATCGCTGCAGTCCTTTGAACAAGGCGTCAAACTGACCCGTCAGTGTCAGCAGGCGCTCAGCAGTGCCGAGCAGCGTGTACAGCTGCTGCTGGAACAAAATGGCCAATCGGTAGCCCAGCCGTTCCAGGGAGAACAATGA
- the ispA gene encoding (2E,6E)-farnesyl diphosphate synthase, producing the protein MMLASRLQMVQQRIAGQLQQHLQALQPADPRLAEAMQYGVLNGGKRLRPFLIYATCEALGGTTEAADAAAVAMEMVHSYSLVHDDLPAMDDDDLRRGKPTCHIAFDEATAILAGDGLLTAAFAVLADAPAQTDTQRLQLIRLLAQAAGAAGMVAGQNIDLGHVGKPMTLAQLETMHRYKTGALIRAAVLMGAACAPLAPAAATLQALTDYADAVGLAFQVWDDILDVEGDTAVLGKQQGSDLAHNKPTYPSLLGLEGARSKATELIDRAQQALLQVPGDTSLLAGLARYVINRDH; encoded by the coding sequence ATGATGCTGGCCAGCCGTTTGCAGATGGTGCAACAGCGCATTGCCGGGCAGTTGCAGCAGCATTTACAGGCACTGCAACCGGCTGACCCGCGTCTGGCTGAAGCCATGCAATACGGCGTTCTGAACGGTGGTAAACGTCTGCGGCCGTTTCTGATTTATGCCACCTGCGAAGCGCTGGGAGGTACCACCGAAGCGGCTGATGCCGCCGCCGTGGCCATGGAAATGGTGCACAGCTACAGTCTGGTTCATGACGATCTGCCGGCGATGGATGACGATGATCTGCGCCGCGGCAAACCCACCTGCCATATTGCCTTTGATGAAGCCACCGCCATTCTGGCCGGCGATGGCCTGTTAACGGCGGCGTTTGCGGTATTGGCTGACGCGCCGGCCCAGACCGATACTCAGCGCCTGCAGCTGATTCGCCTGCTGGCACAGGCCGCCGGTGCCGCCGGTATGGTGGCCGGGCAGAATATCGATCTTGGCCATGTTGGCAAGCCGATGACGCTGGCCCAGCTGGAAACCATGCACCGTTATAAAACCGGCGCGCTGATCCGCGCCGCGGTCCTGATGGGCGCTGCCTGTGCGCCGCTGGCACCGGCGGCGGCAACCTTGCAGGCACTGACGGACTATGCCGATGCCGTGGGGCTGGCCTTTCAGGTGTGGGATGACATTCTGGATGTGGAAGGCGACACCGCCGTGCTGGGTAAACAGCAGGGTTCGGATCTGGCCCACAACAAACCTACCTACCCGTCGCTGCTGGGGCTGGAGGGGGCGCGCAGCAAGGCCACAGAACTGATTGACCGGGCGCAGCAGGCGTTACTGCAGGTGCCGGGCGATACCAGCCTGCTGGCCGGGCTGGCCCGCTATGTGATTAACCGCGACCATTGA
- the dxs gene encoding 1-deoxy-D-xylulose-5-phosphate synthase: protein MTLTEIPHTRPLTPLLDSLDTPEQLRTLDEAQLPQLCTELREFLLWSVSQSGGHFAAGLGVVELTVALHFVFNTPADRLVWDVGHQAYPHKVLTGRREQMHIIRSQEGPAAFPLRSESEYDTFGVGHSSTSISAALGMAMALRARGEERQTVAIIGDGAMTAGLSFEALNHAGHEKADMLVILNDNDMSISNNVGALNKYFTRIWSSRTYSALREGSKRVLEKIPAAWEFARRTEEHMKGMVAPGTLFEELGFNYYGPIDGHDLDELVLTLNNLKKLKGPRFLHVVTRKGKGFEPAEQDPIGYHALKSARAPAGVKKPTYSNVFGQWLCDMAAADERLIGITPAMREGSDLIRFSQEYPDRYIDVAIAEQHAVTLAAGLACEGAKPVVAIYSTFLQRAYDQLIHDVALQNLDVLFAIDRAGLVGEDGPTHHGAYDLSYLRCIPGMVIMTPSDENECRQMLYTGYIHEGPAAVRYPRGSGTGVVPDAEMQALALGKGIIRRQGNPVAGQRVALLAFGAPLAQALQAAEALDATVADMRFVKPLDHELVAELAGRHDLLVTLEDNAVQGGAGSAVLESLAAAGLSVPVLTLGIPDRYIEHASPAQQQQDIGLDVAGILAAVAGYRSRTGAS, encoded by the coding sequence ATGACACTTACTGAAATCCCACATACCCGTCCACTGACGCCGCTGCTCGACAGTCTGGATACCCCGGAACAGCTGCGCACGCTGGACGAAGCACAGCTGCCGCAACTCTGTACCGAACTGCGCGAGTTTCTGCTCTGGAGTGTCAGCCAGTCGGGCGGTCATTTTGCGGCGGGACTCGGCGTGGTCGAACTCACAGTGGCGCTGCATTTTGTCTTCAATACGCCGGCTGACCGGCTGGTATGGGACGTGGGGCACCAGGCGTATCCGCACAAAGTGCTGACCGGCCGCCGCGAACAGATGCACATCATCCGCAGCCAGGAAGGCCCGGCGGCTTTCCCGCTGCGCAGTGAAAGTGAATACGACACCTTTGGCGTGGGCCACTCCAGTACCTCCATCAGTGCCGCGCTGGGCATGGCGATGGCCTTGCGCGCCCGTGGCGAAGAGCGCCAGACGGTGGCCATTATTGGTGACGGCGCCATGACCGCCGGGCTGTCCTTTGAAGCCCTGAATCACGCCGGCCACGAAAAGGCCGATATGCTGGTGATCCTGAACGACAACGATATGTCGATCTCCAACAACGTCGGCGCGCTGAATAAATATTTCACCCGTATCTGGTCCAGCCGTACCTATTCAGCCTTGCGTGAAGGCAGCAAGCGGGTGCTGGAAAAAATCCCGGCGGCCTGGGAATTTGCCCGCCGTACCGAAGAACACATGAAAGGCATGGTGGCTCCCGGCACGCTGTTTGAAGAGCTGGGCTTCAACTACTACGGCCCCATCGACGGCCACGATCTGGATGAGCTGGTGCTCACCCTGAACAACCTGAAAAAGCTGAAAGGCCCGCGTTTTCTGCACGTGGTTACCCGCAAGGGCAAAGGCTTTGAGCCGGCCGAGCAGGACCCGATTGGTTATCACGCCCTGAAAAGTGCCCGTGCGCCGGCCGGGGTAAAAAAACCGACCTATTCCAATGTGTTCGGCCAGTGGCTGTGCGATATGGCCGCCGCCGATGAGCGCTTAATCGGCATTACTCCGGCCATGCGCGAAGGTTCTGATCTGATCCGCTTTTCGCAGGAATATCCGGATCGTTATATCGATGTCGCCATTGCCGAGCAGCACGCGGTAACGCTGGCGGCGGGCCTGGCCTGTGAAGGCGCGAAGCCGGTGGTCGCTATCTATTCCACCTTTTTACAGCGCGCTTATGATCAGCTGATTCACGATGTGGCGCTGCAGAATCTGGATGTACTGTTTGCCATTGACCGTGCCGGTCTGGTTGGTGAAGACGGCCCTACCCATCATGGTGCTTACGATTTAAGTTACCTGCGCTGCATTCCCGGCATGGTGATCATGACGCCGTCCGATGAAAACGAATGCCGGCAGATGCTCTACACCGGTTATATCCACGAGGGCCCGGCCGCCGTGCGTTATCCGCGTGGCAGTGGCACTGGCGTGGTTCCGGATGCCGAGATGCAGGCGCTGGCGCTGGGTAAAGGCATTATCCGTCGTCAGGGCAACCCCGTAGCCGGGCAGCGGGTGGCTTTGCTGGCTTTTGGGGCGCCACTGGCGCAGGCGCTGCAAGCGGCGGAAGCACTGGATGCAACCGTGGCGGATATGCGTTTTGTGAAACCGCTGGATCATGAGCTGGTGGCCGAACTGGCAGGCCGTCACGATTTGCTGGTAACGCTGGAAGACAACGCTGTTCAGGGTGGTGCCGGCAGTGCCGTGCTGGAGTCGCTGGCGGCGGCTGGCCTGTCGGTACCGGTGTTAACGCTGGGCATTCCCGACCGCTACATCGAACACGCCTCACCGGCGCAGCAACAGCAGGACATCGGTCTGGACGTGGCTGGTATTCTGGCCGCTGTGGCTGGCTACCGGAGCCGCACTGGCGCATCGTAA
- a CDS encoding sensor histidine kinase, which yields MRLRESLLALLLAFAAALIVFSVVSNQQQRQAAGMSQQLLQQVYIRALREYYQWLSVVREDGPALSRTLLSLYLDTGPAQAGDWQLQFSLQELDARILLPAQPLSEASRFAMQIHSEGWTEPLQLRLDVLGWLEQLTSDLGYAALPVAVEFQQQSFGDGAAGIRSPQRFPDFLFTELTLILDAAPLQQHLLRGYTPLLSAVLAALLVLVAVWLILQQWYQRQHLSLALQDAETSLREQMRSNARQRLKLQHHTLELEGLNQHLQNARQRMELSERLAGLGELSAGIAHEINNPVAYVRSNLQTLAEDFAALAEFIDTLDKASDELDLHSPVFQRLLKAYQRLRIAAVLKEAPARLADSQTGVERVARIVSDMRNLSRSGFDKHWCQVNEDIRSAINIARSRLPAGVSLEAELIQLPDIYCNPSQIAQVVMNILVNAIQALEGRHGQIQLHEVFTGNELKISIQDDGPGMDEQTASRVFEPFFTTKLQGSGTGLGLALCYKLMQAHAGRIELTTGPGEGARFDLILPVNGGTEHVE from the coding sequence ATGAGACTCAGAGAAAGCCTGCTGGCCTTGTTGCTGGCTTTCGCTGCGGCCCTGATTGTGTTTTCCGTTGTCAGTAATCAGCAGCAGCGTCAGGCCGCCGGCATGAGTCAGCAGCTGTTGCAGCAGGTGTATATCCGCGCCCTGCGTGAATATTATCAATGGCTGAGTGTCGTCCGTGAGGACGGCCCGGCCCTGTCCCGTACTTTGTTATCCCTCTATCTGGATACCGGCCCGGCTCAGGCCGGCGACTGGCAGCTGCAATTCAGCCTGCAGGAGCTGGATGCCCGTATTCTGTTGCCTGCGCAGCCGTTATCCGAAGCCTCCCGTTTTGCCATGCAGATCCACAGCGAGGGTTGGACCGAGCCTCTGCAGCTACGGCTCGATGTACTGGGCTGGCTGGAGCAATTAACCAGCGATCTGGGTTATGCGGCACTGCCGGTGGCGGTGGAGTTTCAGCAACAGTCTTTTGGCGATGGCGCTGCCGGAATCCGCAGCCCGCAGCGGTTTCCGGATTTTTTGTTTACTGAATTGACCCTCATTCTGGATGCCGCCCCCCTGCAGCAACATCTGCTGCGTGGTTATACCCCGTTACTGAGCGCCGTGCTGGCGGCACTGCTGGTACTGGTGGCGGTGTGGCTGATTCTGCAGCAATGGTATCAGCGCCAGCACCTGAGTCTGGCGCTGCAGGATGCTGAAACCAGTCTGCGCGAACAAATGCGCAGCAATGCACGTCAGCGACTGAAATTGCAGCACCATACGCTGGAACTGGAAGGCCTTAATCAGCATCTGCAGAATGCCCGCCAGCGCATGGAATTATCGGAACGTCTGGCCGGGCTGGGCGAGTTGTCGGCCGGCATCGCTCACGAAATCAATAATCCGGTGGCCTATGTGCGCAGTAATTTGCAGACGCTGGCCGAAGACTTTGCTGCGCTGGCAGAATTTATCGATACGCTGGATAAGGCCAGTGATGAGCTGGACCTGCATTCGCCGGTATTTCAGCGCCTGCTGAAAGCGTATCAGCGTTTGCGCATTGCCGCGGTGCTGAAAGAGGCGCCGGCCCGGCTGGCGGACAGCCAAACGGGTGTGGAGCGGGTGGCGCGCATTGTCAGTGATATGCGTAATCTCAGCCGCAGCGGTTTTGACAAGCACTGGTGCCAGGTTAATGAAGACATCCGCAGCGCCATCAATATTGCCCGTTCGCGTCTGCCGGCGGGCGTCAGCCTGGAGGCTGAACTGATCCAGCTGCCCGATATTTACTGCAACCCGTCGCAGATCGCTCAGGTGGTGATGAATATTCTGGTCAATGCGATACAGGCACTGGAAGGCCGCCACGGCCAGATTCAGTTACACGAAGTCTTTACCGGTAACGAGCTGAAGATCAGCATTCAGGATGATGGGCCGGGTATGGATGAGCAAACCGCCAGCCGGGTCTTTGAACCGTTCTTTACCACCAAGCTGCAAGGAAGTGGTACCGGCCTG